In Deinococcus aquaticus, the sequence ACAGCACCTACCTCGACTCCGAACTCGTTACCGCCCTCAAGCTCCACGCCGTCCGGCACAAGATGAAACACCACCACGTGGTCGAAGCGGCCCTCCGCGCGTACCTCAAAGACCAGGAGTGAAGGGTGGCTGCGTGAAGGCGTTTCACGCAGCCACCTGCTGATTCTCCAGCGTTCCCAGGCCCCGGAGATCAATCGTGTGCTTCTGAAGACGCGGGCTTCTGGACGTTTTAGGCTCAGGGCATGTCTTCTGACGGTTCACCGGGGGTCGTGATCATGAGCGTCGTCCTGCTGTCATTCAGGTGTCTGGCATGGCCATGACACTCGCCGTTCCGTTCGCCGTCGATGAGCAGCAGCGTCTGATCCGACCGGCTGACGCGCAGCGCCACCACGTGTACTGGTGCCTGCAGTGTGGTCACCGGGTGCACTTCAAGCCGGGTAAGGTCCGGACCGCTCACTTCTTCCACGCGCATGGGAGCCAGTGCTCCGGCGAGAGCGTCCTGCATCTGGCGGCCAAGCGCGCCCTGGTCGAGGGCCTGCCGGGCCTGCCGGGCCTGACGGAAGTGGGGCTGCTGCTGCCCTGCCGCCACTTCGACTGCCGTGAGGCAGAACTGGTGGTGTATCCGCTCCCCACCTTCGATCAGGTGCAGGCGGAAGTGACGCTGGGAGAGTACCGGTTGGACGTGGCCCTCCTGCAAGCGGGGAAGGTGGTTCTGGCCATTGAGGTGTACCACACGCACCGGATCGGCGAGGCCAAGGGCCGGGACCTGCCGGTGCCCTGGATTGAGGTGCCAGCTCGCGCTGTGCTGGAGAACATGCAGGTGTTCCAGCCGCTGGTCGAGGAGACCGTCACGAAAGCGGATCTGAAACGGGTCAAACCTGCAACGCCGTCTCTGCGGTGGAGTGCGGTTCAGATCTTCGATCTGTTCACCCGCTGGCAGGACCTGCTGTTTCAGGGTCGCCGCTCACAGCAGACGGTGCTACCGGACCCGCTGTGTCAGACCTGCCAACAGACATGGCAGAAGGAGCTGGAGCGCCGAAGCATGCGATCCAGAGTGGCTGAGAT encodes:
- a CDS encoding competence protein CoiA family protein, encoding MAMTLAVPFAVDEQQRLIRPADAQRHHVYWCLQCGHRVHFKPGKVRTAHFFHAHGSQCSGESVLHLAAKRALVEGLPGLPGLTEVGLLLPCRHFDCREAELVVYPLPTFDQVQAEVTLGEYRLDVALLQAGKVVLAIEVYHTHRIGEAKGRDLPVPWIEVPARAVLENMQVFQPLVEETVTKADLKRVKPATPSLRWSAVQIFDLFTRWQDLLFQGRRSQQTVLPDPLCQTCQQTWQKELERRSMRSRVAEIEAKRVAGLGPVAWVTHLTVEEQRLESAARLRALDEDRERQARDHAARREEDLRRQRAKYGARLMEPLSRAAERLLDEQPRAIREALTYLRAELRDFSVLEGRMLVVKDCQKCGVRLVHIDTAEYFGTLGVYGRLLRYWKKPGAGRGWVFNVCQACGEWQKRDTDGLSWRSAISIDGYVFVEVLRAFGQLPAPERR